A region from the uncultured Bacteroides sp. genome encodes:
- a CDS encoding 4Fe-4S binding protein: MAYVITDDCIACGTCIDECPVEAISEGDIYSINPDVCTDCGTCADVCPSEAIHPVE; the protein is encoded by the coding sequence ATGGCTTACGTAATTACTGACGATTGCATTGCTTGCGGAACTTGTATTGATGAGTGTCCCGTTGAAGCTATCTCTGAAGGCGATATTTACTCTATCAACCCTGATGTATGTACTGACTGCGGCACTTGCGCAGATGTATGCCCATCAGAAGCAATTCATCCGGTAGAATAA